The following are encoded in a window of Flavobacteriales bacterium genomic DNA:
- a CDS encoding Gfo/Idh/MocA family oxidoreductase, with protein MKKNFALIGAAGYIASRHMKAIKDTGNNLVAALDRFDSVGIIDSFFPDAHFFTEPERFDRHIYKLKNSSNAIDYVSICSPNYLHDAHIRLALRNGAHAICEKPLVLNPWNIDALEQVEKDYGKKINNILQLRLHPSIIALKEKVDNGPKDKIYDIDLSYLTSRGNWYFTSWKGDSAKSGGIATNIGIHFYDMLTWIFGDVKNNICHLSQEDRAAGFLDLERARVRWFLSVNYDLIPEHIKETGQRTYRSITVEGEEIEFSGGFTDLHTKSYEAILEGNGFGLLEAKTSIDIVHTIRNSEPLGLKGDYHPFCKL; from the coding sequence ATGAAAAAGAATTTCGCATTAATAGGTGCAGCAGGATATATCGCTTCTCGACATATGAAAGCTATTAAAGATACTGGTAATAATTTAGTTGCCGCTTTAGATAGATTTGATAGCGTAGGAATTATTGATAGTTTTTTTCCAGATGCTCATTTTTTTACTGAACCAGAGCGATTCGATAGGCATATTTACAAACTCAAAAATTCATCTAACGCTATTGATTACGTTAGTATATGCTCTCCAAATTATCTGCATGATGCTCATATAAGACTAGCCTTACGTAATGGTGCGCATGCAATTTGTGAGAAACCTTTGGTATTAAACCCTTGGAACATAGACGCATTAGAGCAGGTTGAGAAGGATTATGGTAAAAAAATAAATAATATCTTACAACTTAGGCTTCATCCATCTATTATAGCACTAAAAGAGAAAGTGGATAATGGACCAAAAGATAAAATATATGACATTGATTTAAGTTATCTGACAAGTAGAGGTAATTGGTATTTCACATCTTGGAAAGGTGACAGTGCTAAATCTGGGGGTATTGCTACTAATATTGGAATTCATTTTTATGATATGCTAACTTGGATTTTTGGCGATGTTAAAAATAATATATGTCACTTGTCACAGGAAGATAGAGCTGCAGGATTTTTAGATTTAGAAAGAGCTCGAGTAAGATGGTTCTTAAGTGTAAACTATGATTTAATACCTGAACATATTAAAGAAACAGGACAAAGAACATATCGCTCAATTACCGTAGAAGGCGAAGAGATAGAGTTTAGCGGAGGTTTTACTGATTTGCATACGAAAAGTTATGAAGCGATACTTGAAGGAAATGGTTTTGGTTTGTTAGAAGCTAAAACGTCAATTGACATTGTACATACCATTAGAAATTCTGAGCCCTTAGGTCTTAAGGGAGACTACCATCCATTTTGTAAATTATGA
- a CDS encoding DegT/DnrJ/EryC1/StrS family aminotransferase — translation MPFIDLQSQYQSYKEEIDSAIHAVLDSSQYIMGPPVKELESNLAKYTGAKHAIACASGTDALLIALLAIGIKPGDEIITTPFTFIASSEVISLLGAIPVFVDIEEDTYNINASEIEGKITDRTKAIIPVSLYGQTADMDVINEIASRHNLIVIEDAAQSFGASYKGKKSCNLSHFGCTSFFPSKPLGCYGDGGALFTSDDELAAKARLFLAHGSKIRYVHEVIGVNGRMDTIQAAVVDVKLKYFADEVQKREDIGSRYIDLLKGKQLKLPVIREGRTSVYAQFTVQSEKREELIQLLNDNDVPTAIHYPTPLHLQECYQSLNYKVGDFPISEKAAKEVFSLPMSPFLTEDQQNYIVDLL, via the coding sequence ATTCCTTTTATTGACTTACAATCGCAGTATCAATCTTATAAAGAAGAAATAGACTCTGCTATACATGCTGTTCTTGATTCCTCACAATACATAATGGGGCCTCCTGTCAAAGAGTTAGAATCTAATTTAGCTAAGTATACGGGTGCTAAGCATGCTATAGCTTGTGCTAGTGGTACAGATGCGCTTTTAATTGCATTATTAGCTATTGGCATTAAACCAGGTGATGAAATTATTACGACACCATTTACTTTTATTGCCTCTAGTGAAGTGATTAGTTTATTGGGTGCTATTCCAGTATTTGTTGATATAGAAGAAGATACATACAACATAAACGCTTCTGAAATTGAAGGTAAGATAACAGATAGAACCAAAGCCATAATACCTGTTTCACTTTATGGTCAGACTGCTGATATGGATGTGATTAATGAAATAGCGTCTAGACATAATTTGATAGTTATAGAAGATGCTGCCCAAAGTTTCGGAGCATCTTATAAGGGTAAAAAAAGCTGTAACCTAAGTCACTTTGGTTGTACAAGTTTTTTTCCATCTAAGCCCTTGGGCTGTTATGGAGATGGTGGTGCATTATTTACGAGCGATGATGAGCTTGCAGCCAAAGCAAGGTTGTTTCTAGCTCATGGATCAAAAATAAGGTATGTACACGAAGTAATAGGTGTGAATGGTAGAATGGATACTATTCAGGCAGCAGTTGTAGATGTGAAGTTGAAATACTTTGCTGATGAAGTTCAAAAAAGAGAAGATATAGGAAGTCGCTACATTGATTTATTAAAGGGTAAACAACTTAAATTGCCCGTGATTAGAGAAGGAAGAACAAGTGTATATGCTCAATTTACAGTACAATCTGAGAAAAGAGAGGAATTAATTCAACTCCTTAATGATAATGATGTGCCAACAGCCATCCATTACCCAACTCCATTGCATTTGCAAGAATGTTATCAATCGTTAAATTACAAAGTTGGTGATTTCCCAATTTCAGAGAAGGCAGCTAAAGAAGTTTTTTCTTTGCCAATGAGCCCATTTTTAACAGAAGACCAACAAAATTATATTGTTGATTTATTATAG
- a CDS encoding oligosaccharide flippase family protein — translation MVNFKTDFKDSVFYKNIFILLKGSVLAQLIPLLISPFITRLYSPKELGVLALFSSISVILGSVVNGRYEQALVLVKTENEAKHLTILSLLISLVVSLILFLFFIFFQPHLLDFFNEPDLAFWIYLIPLVVFSIGAFNTLNYYELRKKNFKKISNSEIYRSTSLAAIQLSFPLIKSGLFGLMIGKIISSLIAPFYLWKISKFEIGKVNTSLLLILAKRFIDFPKYTNFSILLNNLSVNAINLLIPVLYSTSLLGLYSLMYKVLAVPFSFLGNTINQVFLEDAVRQKNELGQAYELTKRMVIQLTLVSVIFFGTTYFIVEDFFAVVFGEDWRMSGVYAKYLIPFFMFKFIASPLTSIHTAFEKQKLSFTLQLIMFVLSMGSLLYAYFNLWIFEHYLLLFSVLMSIFYIYRVLIILKIAKNQLSIYE, via the coding sequence ATGGTGAATTTTAAGACAGATTTTAAAGACTCCGTATTCTACAAGAATATTTTTATCCTTTTAAAGGGTTCTGTTTTAGCCCAGCTAATTCCCTTATTAATATCACCCTTTATAACTCGATTATATTCTCCTAAAGAGTTGGGTGTATTAGCCTTATTTTCATCCATTTCAGTTATTCTAGGCTCAGTAGTAAATGGCAGATATGAACAAGCACTAGTATTGGTTAAAACTGAAAACGAAGCTAAGCATTTAACTATACTGTCTTTACTTATAAGCCTTGTTGTGAGTCTTATCCTTTTTTTATTCTTTATTTTTTTTCAGCCTCATTTACTTGATTTTTTTAATGAACCAGACTTAGCCTTTTGGATTTATTTAATTCCACTTGTGGTGTTTTCTATAGGGGCGTTTAACACTTTGAATTATTATGAATTAAGAAAAAAGAACTTTAAAAAGATATCTAATTCTGAAATTTATCGTTCAACTTCTTTAGCAGCTATTCAATTAAGTTTTCCATTAATAAAATCAGGACTATTTGGTTTAATGATTGGAAAGATAATTTCTTCATTGATAGCTCCTTTTTATCTATGGAAAATTTCAAAATTTGAAATAGGTAAAGTAAATACCTCTTTACTATTAATTTTAGCTAAAAGGTTCATTGATTTTCCGAAATACACCAATTTTTCAATATTATTGAATAATCTAAGTGTAAATGCAATTAACTTGCTAATACCTGTTTTATATTCGACCTCATTATTAGGACTCTATTCATTAATGTATAAAGTCTTAGCAGTTCCTTTTTCTTTTTTAGGTAATACCATCAATCAAGTGTTTTTGGAAGATGCTGTTCGTCAAAAGAACGAATTAGGTCAAGCATATGAGTTAACAAAACGAATGGTAATACAATTGACTCTTGTATCTGTCATATTTTTTGGGACAACTTATTTTATAGTCGAAGATTTTTTTGCTGTTGTCTTTGGTGAAGATTGGAGAATGTCAGGGGTTTATGCTAAGTACTTAATACCATTTTTTATGTTCAAATTTATTGCCTCTCCTTTGACAAGTATTCATACTGCATTTGAGAAACAAAAATTAAGTTTCACATTGCAATTGATTATGTTTGTTTTATCTATGGGGAGTTTATTGTATGCATATTTTAATTTGTGGATTTTTGAGCATTATTTACTATTGTTTAGTGTGCTGATGTCAATTTTTTATATTTATAGAGTTTTAATTATTCTCAAGATTGCTAAAAACCAATTAAGTATTTATGAATAG
- a CDS encoding N-acetyltransferase, giving the protein MSVFIHPTSIVDDNVSIGIETKVWHFSHILSETSIGERCSFGQNCVVGPRVKIGNGVKVQNNISIYEGVEIEDDVFLGPSMVFTNVINPRSFIVRKEEFKRTLLKKGCSVGANATIVCGLTIGEYSLIGAGTVVTRDIKPFEMVYGVPAKHQGWVSVAGNRLNFNDNNIAEDSFDNSKYKLSNNTVQLIS; this is encoded by the coding sequence ATGAGTGTATTTATTCATCCTACATCCATTGTTGACGATAATGTTTCAATAGGTATTGAAACCAAAGTTTGGCACTTTTCTCATATTCTTTCTGAAACTTCCATTGGTGAGCGATGTTCTTTTGGTCAAAATTGTGTAGTTGGTCCTAGAGTAAAAATTGGTAATGGAGTAAAAGTTCAAAATAATATATCTATCTATGAAGGTGTCGAAATTGAAGACGATGTATTTTTAGGGCCTTCTATGGTTTTTACGAATGTGATTAATCCTAGGAGTTTTATTGTTCGTAAGGAAGAATTTAAAAGGACTCTACTAAAGAAAGGCTGTTCCGTTGGTGCTAATGCTACTATTGTCTGTGGATTGACTATCGGAGAGTACTCTCTTATAGGTGCGGGGACTGTAGTCACTCGCGATATAAAACCTTTTGAAATGGTGTACGGCGTACCTGCTAAACATCAAGGTTGGGTTAGTGTAGCTGGTAATAGACTTAATTTTAACGATAATAATATAGCTGAAGATTCGTTTGATAATAGTAAATACAAGCTTTCGAATAATACAGTTCAACTTATCTCATAA